The genomic interval TCTTTCTAAGAGAATTCTCTATTATAGGAACTATAGAAATATTTTTATTTCTTTCCTTTAAATTCTTAATTATTTTTTCATAATCTTCTTTGAATTCATTAGGTTTAATTTCCTTTTGATCATTTTCACCAAATATTATGTAAGCTAAATCAAAATTATCTTTATTTTTCTCTAGTTCCTCTAAACCTACTTTAACTGTAGCTTTATCTTGTGATAAATTTGTTATATTAGCCTTTGATTTATATGTTTCTTCTAACCATTTAGAAAGACTACTTGTCCAATTACCACTTTCATCTGTTTTTCCTTCACTAAGTCCTACACCATTACCTAAAACTAAAATATTTACTTCTTCACCTTTTTTTATTTTTTCATAAGGATTTGATGTGGTCGCTTGCTTTTTATTATCTTCAGAGTTATTACTTGAATCTGAGCTATAAATTTCCATATTTTTAGCTAAAGTCTTCTTATCCCTTATGGTTCCAACAGCTATAACTAATGCTAAAGCTATTATTAAAATTATTATTGAAATATCTAGAACCTTAGATTTACTTCTACT from Clostridium perfringens carries:
- a CDS encoding SGNH/GDSL hydrolase family protein, coding for MKNGRRVKNPKRNSSSRSKSKVLDISIIILIIALALVIAVGTIRDKKTLAKNMEIYSSDSSNNSEDNKKQATTSNPYEKIKKGEEVNILVLGNGVGLSEGKTDESGNWTSSLSKWLEETYKSKANITNLSQDKATVKVGLEELEKNKDNFDLAYIIFGENDQKEIKPNEFKEDYEKIIKNLKERNKNISIVPIIENSLRKKNEYTTIIEDIGKDNDIKVLDMATVFTKDPAPYAKLTTKGGIYPNNVGYSLYFSNVKSLIEANIAALN